The following coding sequences lie in one Vicinamibacterales bacterium genomic window:
- a CDS encoding class I SAM-dependent methyltransferase — MTRTPANPDVLAFYQSQPFNMAGSPRAMAAEIRSRDPILEYPQLVPLLGPGTAVLDVGCGTGWFGNALAYHYDCPIVGIDFNPVAVEFARRTAAALGVESTFHPADLFLWEPEAKFDVVVSLGVLHHTNDCEAALDRLLRVFVRPRGHALVGLYHRYGRRPFLEHFDRLRSAGASEAQLYEEFRTLFGSQPVDADHCRSWFRDQVLHPHETQHTLRELLPVIQRSGAAVVSTSLNGFQPVTDWTSVLDAEPAQETVGLARLAARRYFPGFFVVLLKQM; from the coding sequence ATGACCAGGACTCCTGCCAATCCTGACGTGCTGGCGTTCTACCAATCTCAACCGTTCAACATGGCAGGATCGCCTCGCGCCATGGCGGCTGAGATCCGTAGTCGCGATCCGATTCTCGAATATCCGCAACTGGTGCCGCTGCTGGGCCCCGGCACCGCCGTCCTCGATGTGGGATGCGGAACCGGCTGGTTCGGCAACGCGTTGGCGTACCACTACGATTGCCCGATTGTGGGCATCGACTTCAATCCTGTTGCGGTTGAGTTCGCCCGCCGGACGGCTGCGGCACTCGGAGTGGAGAGCACGTTCCATCCCGCCGATCTCTTCCTCTGGGAGCCCGAGGCGAAGTTCGACGTGGTCGTGTCCCTCGGGGTGCTGCACCACACCAACGATTGCGAAGCGGCGCTGGATCGCCTGCTGCGCGTGTTCGTCCGACCACGCGGCCATGCGCTGGTCGGGCTGTATCATCGTTACGGGCGGCGTCCGTTCCTGGAGCACTTCGATCGGCTGAGGAGCGCAGGGGCTTCGGAAGCACAGTTGTACGAGGAGTTCCGCACGTTGTTCGGTTCGCAACCGGTCGACGCGGACCACTGCCGCTCCTGGTTCCGCGACCAGGTGCTGCACCCGCACGAAACGCAGCACACGCTCCGGGAACTGCTTCCGGTAATCCAGCGGAGCGGTGCCGCAGTGGTGTCGACGTCGCTGAACGGCTTCCAGCCGGTCACCGACTGGACGTCGGTACTCGACGCGGAGCCTGCACAGGAGACGGTTGGGCTG